A stretch of the Sulfolobus acidocaldarius SUSAZ genome encodes the following:
- a CDS encoding ABC transporter: MRNVIPTTRAIVKDNLSSRVTLGFVIFFPLILALVFSLLGNAFQPHATVYLTGENAQKVGKYVNASGLFTAYIGGSPSTVKYEPVIFINLTSKNVYYNQLEQEYVPLLQSYLNSYYTNQTSIFSSQLILTRNTPVAYEISGVIGVIALSNGIFGVTGVGSGYYRDRLVDRLASSPLRDYEWVLSLMIYEVLITILSSIVVLGLGLILGFTPVSILEFLGVLILSTLMFSGLGAIILGLTPKDKIFLANVVPTFIVFPLMFISNAFYSSSIFPSVLGLIARYQPVSIVNDVVRQAIVFNVLPDPIYLITIIILTMVFLGVGARLLKLREM, translated from the coding sequence TTGAGAAACGTAATTCCGACTACTAGAGCTATAGTTAAGGACAACTTAAGTAGTAGAGTTACTTTAGGTTTTGTGATATTTTTCCCGTTGATTTTAGCCCTGGTGTTTTCACTATTGGGGAACGCGTTTCAACCTCATGCTACAGTGTATTTGACTGGTGAAAACGCTCAGAAGGTTGGAAAATACGTTAATGCGTCAGGACTATTTACAGCTTATATTGGTGGCTCTCCCTCTACAGTCAAGTATGAGCCTGTAATTTTTATCAACTTAACGTCTAAAAATGTTTACTATAATCAACTAGAACAAGAATATGTCCCTTTACTTCAGTCTTATCTAAATTCATACTACACAAATCAAACTAGTATATTTAGTTCTCAACTTATCTTAACCAGAAATACTCCAGTAGCATACGAGATTTCTGGTGTCATTGGGGTAATAGCTTTATCTAATGGTATATTTGGTGTCACTGGTGTAGGGTCAGGTTATTATAGGGATAGACTTGTAGATAGATTAGCTTCTTCACCATTACGTGACTATGAATGGGTATTATCTTTAATGATCTACGAGGTTCTCATTACTATCTTATCCTCTATTGTTGTGTTAGGTTTAGGATTAATATTGGGCTTCACTCCTGTTTCGATATTAGAGTTCTTGGGAGTACTGATTCTCTCGACGTTGATGTTTTCTGGTCTTGGTGCCATAATATTAGGTTTGACTCCTAAGGATAAGATCTTCTTAGCTAATGTTGTTCCTACATTTATTGTTTTCCCACTTATGTTCATAAGTAATGCTTTCTACTCGTCATCAATATTCCCATCAGTTTTAGGTTTAATTGCCCGGTACCAGCCAGTTTCAATTGTTAATGACGTGGTTAGGCAGGCAATAGTGTTTAACGTGTTACCAGATCCTATCTACTTGATCACGATTATCATCTTAACTATGGTCTTCCTAGGTGTAGGGGCTAGATTGTTAAAATTGAGAGAGATGTAA